The following are from one region of the Aspergillus luchuensis IFO 4308 DNA, chromosome 4, nearly complete sequence genome:
- a CDS encoding uncharacterized protein (COG:S;~EggNog:ENOG410PKX0;~InterPro:IPR000182,IPR016181;~PFAM:PF00583;~TransMembrane:2 (i43-63o78-98i);~go_function: GO:0008080 - N-acetyltransferase activity [Evidence IEA]), with product MSSSTNNPLTTSLTTTEADQIASLHLIADSIAQQRQLAARSMLTHPAMLSCLTFSLIITYFFTRTLGTTTTTTGEDTWPYLLLIIWPACIMLYLLAAAHTTHPYLEKAGRTGTWVWLWRGGTRYKHRRREQSPSPSRLASSSSSSFSTSKVGYSTPMRKDLHNAEKHEEDEKGRGDIMFVTKYQDRVIGTLVLRIIHTEEELWGHVRDAVVREQLYQYQQQYTPSSPGTGSCQPVVGVIRAWTVQQHLRGIGVGRNLLENAVQICRERGVIGPVFSDCHANEVLGLPVVCNGELLRRERWAREVLERVKSEVDGAV from the coding sequence ATGTCTAGCAGCACAAACAACCCCCTTACAACCTCCCTCACCACTACCGAAGCCGACCAAATCGCCTCCCTGCACCTCATAGCAGACAGCATCGCCCAACAACGCCAACTCGCCGCCCGCTCCATGCTCACCCATCCGGCCATGCTCTCCTGCCTTACCTTCTCCCTCATCATAACCTACTTCTTCACTCGCACTctcggcaccaccaccaccaccaccggagaAGATACCTGGCCGTACCTCCTACTCATCATCTGGCCCGCCTGCATCATGTTGTATCTCCTCGCCGCGGCGCACACAACACACCCATACCTAGAGAAAGCAGGCCGTACGGGAACCTGGGTGTGgttatggaggggagggacgAGGTATAAGCATCGGCGGAGAGAGCAATCACCTTCACCATCTCGACTtgcgtcatcgtcgtcgtcgtcgtttTCTACATCTAAAGTGGGATATAGTACCCCCATGCGGAAAGATCTCCACAACGCAGAAAAacacgaagaagacgagaagggaagaggagatatTATGTTCGTAACGAAATACCAAGACCGGGTGATCGGCACGCTCGTCCTGCGGATCATACACACTGAGGAAGAACTCTGGGGCCATGTGCGGGATGCGGTGGTACGGGAACAGCTCTACCagtaccagcagcagtataCTCCTTCAAGTCCAGGAACAGGGTCCTGCCAGCCAGTTGTTGGCGTCATCCGAGCATGGACTGTGCAGCAACATCTTCGGGGAAtcggggtggggaggaattTATTGGAGAATGCGGTTCAAATTTGTCGGGAGCGGGGGGTAATAGGGCCTGTGTTTTCGGATTGTCATGCAAATGAGGTGCTCGGGTTGCCGGTTGTGTGTAATGGGGAGTtgctgaggagggagagatgggcgagggaggtgttggagagggtgaagagcGAGGTTGATGGTGcagtgtag